ttttaattaattcctcattctcactaggtttatagACATGTGTAACTGTCACTGCAATtacctgtctgtctctttctgttctcttaactgctggttctgacttttgaaacaatgtagctgtaagcaactttccaatatcaattaattcctcattctcactaagTTTATAGTCacgtgtaactgtcattgtgattTGCTGTCACTCtctttctgtccctttctgttctctgaactgctgattctgacttttgaaacaatgtatctcttagcaacttcccaatatcaatgAACTCCTCATTCTCACTTGGTTTATAAACATCTGTCAATATGTGTTAACTGTATTAGCAAGTGCCAAATAATACACAGTACCAGCTCCCCCAGTATGttcctttatactgtatactgtccTTTCCTTTACAGAAAATACTCTCTTTCCGTGGTGCCATTGATTTGGCTCGGGTTAAAGGTGTCGAGATTGTGATCACTGATCTCAGCAATGCTTGCAGGAACAGATACCCCTTCCAGGTAAATCAAAGAAGTTCCTTACACACATTGTCTTTTAATTGCCTTCCAATTATCTCAGATGTGGGTATGCACGTGAAAAGAGATGTAACATCATAGGACCCCATAGTCTCATTGGTCTCCTGTTTTACCTCATGCATTTTGTTGACAAAGTCCATGGAGATCTGAATGTGGAGTACTGTGTTGCTACAGGAGTTAATTCTGCTGACAGTCGGTCTTAGAGGGGATTGTGTGGGGTGAGAAGGAATGGAATGCTTCTCTGTCCATTAGCCGGACCCCCACCACCACTACCACCACAAAAGCttctcataacctgtacagagagttaCCTAAAAACAAATCCATCATAAACATCCCCCTATATCAAGCATATCCATTTATTAAATGCCTGTTATAGTATCAATGGGGCATAATCTTAGAAATGCGGTTGGATTGTGGCCTATTGAGTAAAGCAATATTTAATACATTCCAATCATTAGAGTTCAGTATGAATAATACTATAGTAGGTAGAATGACCTTATATCTGTGTCTTTCAGCcccatcatgtacatattaacCAAGTCCCACAGCAGAACCCACTATAGCAACtcacctgcagagatattaaaccATCCAGTTCTTCAATTAAACCCATCTTTGAGCAACACCACACAGTTTTACCCAACCCTgttctgcacttgcagatgttcATCAGCCCCAGCGGTATTATTTAGATACACACAAACGCACATCCCTTCACACAATTGGTCAGTCACCTTAAgcagaatgaggcacaggagacCCTCccttcaatattcaccatagttATTCAATAAATACAGAGACATGTTTATGGGAAACCTGTTGGTGGGAACAGgagatttattgatttaaatatcCAATTATTGTTGGGCATCAACAATAATCAACAgctgatgatccagaggaaggcaaaaaaccccagcaCTTGGCCAATTTGAACTgagggtaaaaattccttcctgactccttcaaacggcagtcggtttataccctggatcatggctagacacagacacacacaaacatagacaaacactcacagacacacatagacacacacaaacacacaaatatgtACAAACAGCCACAGAAGGCATGCAAGGAGCAGGGTTGCGTCGCTGGCAGCAGAACTGTCTGAAGAGTCTTctggtggaatgctgaaaagaaaaagtttagaaattgttaaaataaaaaataattacagactaatacttgttttttttattatataaacggCTCATTCTGGCTCTACAGCATATCCACTACCTGGCATGgcaccttttattttatattgatcACCTGGTGCCAGTCTTGATTCCAGTGAGAAACCCATTCCCAAAGGTGGATATGTGAGCCAATGCTACAGCAGTCCTATCAGAGTTACCTACCTCCCCCCTTATTGGCCTACTAGAGAATCAGAACTGATATCTGTAGTCTTGGCCAGATTCTTACCCAGAGTACCTGGCACAACCTAAAGGCACCCCTACACCCGCCTAGCAGTTACGCACCATGACCGATCAGCACGTGAGTGTAGAAGGAGCCATTCCCACTGTGGCCGCCATTCTTTTATTCTACTCTGCAGATGAAAAGCAACAGCCAATAATTAGATATATTACCTAAATCCTCTGTAGTCCTTCCTTGGCCGTTTTCGGAGGGTCAGCCTTTCTACCTCCGGAGGAGCTTCTTCTCCATCTACTCGCTCTTCTTTATTCTCCGCTGCTGGATCttcctcttcatttcttttcctcttcattcctgcctgttcttccactgcaggagattgctcctccatcttctcctccactgcaggggcTTGATCTTCTGCAGGACCTCCTTCTTCTGCTCCCTCTTTCTCATTCTCTTCAAGAGCTTGCTGTACTTCTCCTGGAgctgcttcttcctcctcttctttctcttttgCTCCTTCTTTCCCCTGTGAGGCAAGggcttcctcttctgctgctgcagtgGCTCCATGCTCCTTTTCTTTAGCTGCAGGAGTTTGTTTGTGCGTTTGTTTCTTACTAGGTTTGAAGGGAAGAACATGTAAAATATTGAGTCATTATTGTCATatgtttccaaagtattgcaactacaattctgatcactggaGGATTAACATAGCCAGATAGACTTGTACCTAAGTAATAACATTATACCtgctacacacctgtccctactgtaacatattgggcagttactgagctgagtaagttccatgctGGGTTTCACGCAGTGATACATGCGGAGATAGGTGCTTtggttgtagggacctaaaaaGTTCCAcaagtttctgtgctatttattattagtatggccaaagcacccagagctatgagaaaacatctattttttaaatatgttatgtgCCAGTAACTGTAATTAAAAGTGTTATTGCAAAGTACATACCGAGCAGCTTCCCGCAGCTTCTGCTCCCTCAAGAGCTCGATGTGGAAATGCCGAAAGTGATGTTTGATGGTCTGTCAGCacaggggaggcacaaggataggagcaaagagGAAAGAATGGAGACAATTAGGATTATGCCTGTACGtgtgctaatagtacctttatatgctgagggcagtgagggtgtgggattccccGCCGGCAGTTGATGTTGAGGCATTGTAATTATGAGCATCAGCCTTTTCTCGTCATTGGGAGAAAAACCAGTTCGCCCCCAAATCACCCCATGTACAGTTGTccaggtgaacttacattctGCAGCCGCAGATACTCATAGTTCTGCCTCCGGTTTTGCAGTCGTGTTGGATGaccctgtggaagaagagagtcagTGTTAAGCGCTTCTTTGCACCAATGCCAATATTGTGCCCATGTGGCCCCTTGTAATGAAACTCTACGCAGTGTCTGTGCATAACCCCATTTTTATTGCTGGTGAAAATGCCACTTGGATGGTTGACTTTAGATGCCCGCCCCTCCTCCCTGGGGAGCAGGAGATAGAATAAATaatattgttcttaattattatagagacacacagtggaataataacctctcctataataataataataatactagtgacacttacaggaggcagcttggcatTCTTGAGGGAGGCACGTTCCCTCTTgagcacttcctgtaacataaagaaagaatcgtgagataagagctggcaatctaatatcatttgttccctatttatcaaaacctctattctgcattacataccagtgaGTCGAGCATTAAAATGTATTGGGCAATGTTCTCCTTAGCCCTCATCCTCGGGTCCTCAACACATGTAAGAAGGAagtgttttctgaaaaagaaaaataccactgagcattaataaaatattttccagccttattgcccttgcaataagccctggggcaatagcaaatgattcccaacatgtccatttatgttttacttacaggtTGAGGTTCTTGCTGGTTTTGGTCCTGGTAGTGATCTtctgcaggaaaaacacatttccattaaatactgagctaaagggtgaaaggaattcacatataataaaactAACAACATTAGGGACTGATAAAGAATATtggattttaccgtaataagaggcaAGGGCCTCAAAGTCTGTATATTCCTCCCTGAAGTtcttcaggacggagtacagcaTCTGTAAGTGAAAGGAAAGAGCATTAGTGACAGAATACTAAAGGGCTCTAAATGCTGCTCATAGTTGGTCTCGCTCTGAGGAGAgtagagacagaaaagggtttggggtttctatggggcaaacatgccaggaataaggACATTGTATTctgaaaaggaaataaacataGTGATAATATTCCCTGGATGTCTGTTCTACCTGCACAGATGCaaatggtatggcagctcccacctataTGTATAAAGGAAACGGCGCAGACAGCCAGACAGCTGCttatagaagagtgaaagggaaacaccagttcagatgagagaggaacTTTTAACACACAGGCATTACCTTGAGAGATGGATTTCTCAATGATTTCTCCATCGTCGAAATCTAAAAGGACAAATGGACATaatcaggcaaaatgaagtcacagttaaagggtttgttcacctttaaattatttttttgtatgatgtagagggtgatatacTCAGACAATTTTCATTCGGTTAtcatttattgtttgtggtttttgagttatttagctttttttcagcagcttttaaaaacgttaatgaagaccaattgaaagttgcttaaaattagccatcctataacatactaaaagttaactaaaaggcaggccatccatttatttccttatctGTATTCCCCCCATTtatatgaaacattgttccactCAATGAtaaaagcccattattaatgctgctgatggatttgcttcttataaatcccatatacagtaaccgtatgggctcatatgcacaaagccacgtgggactccaccccccaagtgaatttagGACAGACTCGCTGAAGAAGAAATCAAGTGCTgtatcagttgaatttgcaagattacctcttaaagaagattctcctaagggggaaaaaaaggggcggcacaaggccgggccacCCCGAGGGGGGCcttccctaaggaacccctggctctctcttacactgttcagatgaaGATGTTATTaactgaacaatggagaagccaaaaaaccCAGATGTTATTAGGCAGGTCTGAAGCACAGAAGTCGCtgtccaaaaatgcaggaaaagcactgtagcaatctgtatagaaaagagaataaaaagacaagttaatgaatttagtacttaatatttcctatataatacagaggaaggcagagatctATTTTCCCCTAAACTAGAGCTTTGTGTCACTTCTAGCAGGTACTGGGCCTCAGTttctagaatgctggaagtttcctcacacagtcaattTGCTGAAAGCCCTgaataactgccaaatcctggtctgtgtctcccaaccagcactaacattaaaggcatctcccaagcacattttatgggaaagtctccaaattcactaaaatcagggagaggagcaacatctgctggtctgggggcaTCACCCAACCTTTTCCCGTCTTTCttttactatagtaaaggttGTTTGTCAGAAAATCTCTCAGAtggaatatacacttaacacagatccaaccaacggactaaaccaactgtcaaatccctagggtgaagtctcctctcttctatgggaccttgctgTATGTCCTCCACTTATTTGCTATCACCCccgactgtccccatggcacgtgcatCTGCTGTtctcccctagttccagacttgtataaagggaacatgtctttagctacaatgttggtacataagagcagggcacaTCATACACCCAGGGGACAAAgggcaaatctctaaggagcctgtcaataCTGACACTAATTTATCAGCTTATGTTgtggtacaggggtccccaaatgttacctTCAGAAGATAATGTGAATATCTGCCGACAGTCCTGCATTAATTGCCAAATCCAGGGTCTGTGTCTCCCTACCaacactaagattaaaggcatctcccaagcacaaGTTAGGGAAAAAATCTCCAAactcactaaaatcagtgagagaCCACAACACCCGCTAGCCTGGGGGCAGATATCGCCCCAATTCCcctctttttgcactaaaataagggTTACTTGGCTAAAAAATGCCCAGAGGGAAAGTTtgcttacctctcaccacagtgccaaccaacggacctaaaccaactgtcaaatccccatGTGgaaagtcacctctgttccctgctcttaaaggagaagtgtcccttgttgatgagtgaggtttatatggcatttatttctaattagatgtgcactacatacacagcctattaaatacacagaacattgctttgtatgtgtgggcCTATTGAATCACTGCAGTTACTGCGCTGCCATATttgttggatccattcattcattaGCCATGGTATCAATCAGTTGCTGCTTCTGTTGCTTAGTCTGGTACAACCGGGTTTGGGCCTTTGCTTGTAGGGCATCCATTCTTCAGGTAGAGATGGgggttacaattgtatttattgcttattgagcattttttttattatttggaatatgtccaGCCAATCTTGCTCAGGGATTGAGGTTTGAGTCCATTTCCCAAGACAAGTACAGTTGGGTTAGTTGGGGAGTTTGTGTTCCAACGTTAGAAAGAGTCTGTGACATGTATTTATAGCGCTATAGgtttcaaagctggttagtggtctacacaccagtatttcctattgatatagacGTTTCAAGCTGTAGGTACCTCCACTTGTTTCCCAACTCactgcttttctttgttttttaggaacATTGGCGGACTATGGTCTTTTTCCGTGCCTAGAAGGTGCCGTCGATTTGAGagattctggagcccaaaaaCAGTTTCGTATCCCTTATCTTcaatcccaggtaagtagtcAGTATTGTTTCTTATGGGGTCAGCGGTGATGGATATGGagccagtgaacagtttttgtttagctggtgccatataaTTAAGCTATTGCGTATCAGTGGGTGTTCTAGGATGAGGGTTGGGGTTTTGGATGTACAATTATATAACAGGCATATGGTAATGGTACAGACTAATTTGTATAGGAAATACAGTTTAGCAGAAATTCCTTGGTTAGCAAGCAAACAATGGCAGGGCTGTTGCCTTTTCAAAGCCTTATAGACAGGATGTAGGCCATAGGgtctaaagtagggatgcactgaatccactattttggatcttccaatccctgaatccttcttgaaagattcgccgaatactgaaccgaatcctaacccaatttgcatatgcaaattaggggtgggaaggggaaaaatttttttactttcctgttttgtgacaaaaaagccACCTTCTCCAGGTAGGTATTCATTTAGGGTAGAGACTATTTCTGCCCAGTATCTTTGGAGTGCTGGGTATTCCAAAAGGGTGTGAAACTGCCAATATGCTGTTTTCAGCAAAGGCGTAGTGGTGAGATTTCCGGGTTTATTGTGTGCAACTTTTCTTGGGTATGATAAGCCCTATACACAAGATAAAGCTGTAGGATTTTAAGTCTATAATATCTGTTGCCATTGTGTATCTGTCAGGTTGCCCACCTCCTCTTCCCAGGCTACCCGGCACTTGAACTCAGACTTATTGTTATATATACTCCCGGATACTCCTATACACCAGTGAGAATTTGCACTTGGAGTGGCTTTCTTTACCATGCAACCATTGGGTTATCCGTATCACTGTGGTTCCTTCAAACTAATGTTGAACtaagaattagctagaaatgttgtacattggttttgtgcttctgtaccagcccaaggcaaccacagccctttagcagtaaagatctgtgtctccaaatatgccccagtagctccccatcttcttttctgctgattactgcacatgctctgtgctgccgtcacttactgggcttagggacccactcacaatatacagaatata
The sequence above is a segment of the Xenopus laevis strain J_2021 chromosome 8L, Xenopus_laevis_v10.1, whole genome shotgun sequence genome. Coding sequences within it:
- the LOC121396982 gene encoding thioredoxin domain-containing protein 3 homolog: MRAKENIAQYILMLDSLEVLKRERASLKNAKLPPGHPTRLQNRRQNYEYLRLQNTIKHHFRHFHIELLREQKLREAARKKQTHKQTPAAKEKEHGATAAAEEEALASQGKEGAKEKEEEEEAAPGEVQQALEENEKEGAEEGGPAEDQAPAVEEKMEEQSPAVEEQAGMKRKRNEEEDPAAENKEERVDGEEAPPEVERLTLRKRPRKDYRGFSIPPEDSSDSSAASDATLLLACLLWLFVHICVFVCVYVCL